The Gordonia sp. KTR9 genome contains a region encoding:
- a CDS encoding arabinosyltransferase domain-containing protein, whose product MSESRFSRLATVNPKITVNPKIVATVTGLLGFLLAVLTPLLPVNQSTAELKWPQGGEVSNVAAPLVSFVPIDMDMSVPCSLATRLPEQGGVLLSTIPEGGQDAGARGLFVRASADALTLTDRNVALLNTDRAAAQSNPNCRIVMRADGEGVSGRFEGLPEPAADSGASHGFTLADHEMRPQIVGIYSDLPADAPRDGLSLRATIDTRYVSTPTPLKLTAIVLGILMTIVSLIALGVLDRRDGRSHKRFLPSGWFTIRPPDVAVFAILAFWWFAGANTSDDGYNFIVGRITGDAGYADNYFRYFGVPQDPFGWHFQVISAMTDVSVAAPFMRLPAFLLGLLGWWLISREVIPRLGRAVRHSTPAVWSAAFVFLAIWLPFNNGLRPEPAEAVGALLTWCCVERAIATRRLLPYAVAVVTAAFTLALAPGGLMAVAALLAGIRPIVKTLVSRRSRDGLLPMLASILAAGTAVLFQIFADQPLAPLIAGNKVASDVGPTLEWWQEPIRYYYLILPTADGTLARRFGVLAMILCLFVVLLRLLRREHPNGVARAPIWRLVAVTLGTMFFIAFTPTKWTHHFGVYAGIAAGLAAAAGAMMAPAVLRSRRNRSFFAAAVLAITGISFAGTNGWWFVGSYGVPWWDRPPTVGGLNIAWFILLAAVATALAGLWFHFRDDFVDETTRTRGSDKWYSKLKFSPLPVVAGLMVLFMVASFAKGAYEQRDSWSWMKSNARALTGDPCGLANDVLVEADPTAGLLRPAAVDGRPAPDIAAALAGPDASGFTPNGVPDRLSVDATESTESSSTSGSQNSAQTGAGSDESGDSSSAQGGTEGGQGVRGVNGSTVRLPFGLNPAETPVLGSYGSPSGTGSLTSDWYQLPERSDDAPLLTMAVAGSVEAVDGIGVIHAGQKVTMQFGRVEADGRVSTLGRMFPIDIGETPTWRNLRFPLADSPPRATVVRVEVADTAAAPSEWVAVTPPRVSTLATLNDVVGQTDPVFIDWLPGMVFPCQQPMKVRNGVLEVPQWRIMPDAEATRKNSQTWMSGTAGGPLGITEAMLRPTLLPTYLRNNWGRDWGGLQKFAEIIPAPAAELDLGTARRSGLYDPAPMRSSGY is encoded by the coding sequence GCGAGGTCTCGAACGTCGCGGCGCCGCTGGTGTCCTTCGTACCGATCGACATGGACATGTCGGTGCCGTGCTCACTTGCCACCCGGCTGCCCGAGCAGGGCGGAGTTCTGCTGTCGACGATCCCCGAGGGCGGCCAGGACGCCGGCGCCCGCGGATTGTTCGTCCGCGCGAGCGCCGATGCGCTGACGCTCACCGATCGCAACGTCGCGCTGCTGAACACCGATCGCGCCGCCGCACAGTCGAATCCGAACTGCCGCATCGTGATGCGCGCCGACGGCGAAGGCGTGAGCGGGCGATTCGAGGGACTGCCGGAACCGGCCGCGGACTCGGGCGCCTCACATGGCTTCACACTGGCCGACCACGAGATGCGTCCCCAGATCGTCGGCATCTACAGCGATCTGCCCGCCGACGCACCGCGCGACGGGTTGTCGCTGCGCGCCACCATCGACACGCGCTACGTCAGCACCCCCACCCCGCTGAAGCTCACCGCGATCGTGCTCGGCATCCTCATGACGATCGTCTCGCTGATCGCCCTCGGGGTTCTGGATCGGCGGGATGGCCGCAGCCACAAGCGTTTCCTGCCGTCGGGATGGTTCACCATCCGTCCACCCGATGTCGCGGTGTTCGCGATTCTCGCCTTCTGGTGGTTCGCGGGCGCCAACACCTCCGACGACGGTTACAACTTCATCGTCGGCCGGATCACCGGAGACGCCGGCTACGCCGACAACTACTTCCGCTACTTCGGTGTGCCGCAGGATCCGTTCGGCTGGCATTTCCAGGTGATCTCGGCCATGACGGATGTGAGTGTCGCGGCACCGTTCATGCGCCTGCCCGCGTTCCTTCTCGGTCTGCTCGGCTGGTGGTTGATCAGCCGAGAGGTGATCCCGCGTCTGGGCCGCGCGGTCCGGCACAGCACCCCCGCCGTCTGGTCGGCGGCGTTCGTCTTCCTCGCGATCTGGCTGCCGTTCAACAACGGCCTGCGGCCCGAGCCGGCCGAAGCCGTCGGCGCACTGCTCACCTGGTGCTGTGTGGAGCGCGCGATCGCGACCCGCCGACTGCTCCCCTACGCCGTGGCGGTGGTCACCGCCGCCTTCACGCTCGCCCTCGCCCCCGGCGGGCTCATGGCGGTCGCCGCGCTGCTCGCCGGAATCCGACCGATCGTCAAGACACTGGTGTCACGTCGCTCCCGCGACGGGCTGCTGCCGATGCTCGCGTCCATCCTGGCGGCCGGCACGGCCGTGCTGTTCCAGATCTTCGCCGATCAGCCGCTCGCACCGCTGATCGCGGGCAACAAGGTCGCCTCCGACGTGGGTCCGACGCTGGAGTGGTGGCAGGAACCGATCCGCTACTACTACCTGATCCTGCCGACCGCCGACGGCACGCTCGCACGACGTTTCGGCGTGCTGGCGATGATCCTGTGCCTCTTCGTCGTACTGCTCCGCCTCCTTCGGCGTGAGCATCCGAACGGTGTCGCGCGCGCGCCGATCTGGCGTCTGGTCGCGGTGACCCTCGGCACCATGTTCTTCATCGCCTTCACGCCGACCAAGTGGACCCACCACTTCGGTGTGTACGCGGGCATCGCCGCGGGTCTCGCCGCCGCAGCGGGCGCGATGATGGCGCCGGCGGTGCTGCGGTCACGACGCAATCGCAGCTTCTTCGCGGCCGCGGTGCTCGCGATCACGGGCATCTCCTTCGCCGGCACCAACGGCTGGTGGTTCGTCGGCAGTTATGGGGTCCCGTGGTGGGATCGCCCACCGACGGTGGGCGGCCTCAACATCGCCTGGTTCATCCTCCTCGCCGCGGTCGCCACCGCACTGGCGGGCCTGTGGTTCCACTTCCGCGACGACTTCGTCGACGAGACGACCCGTACGCGGGGCAGCGACAAGTGGTATTCGAAACTCAAGTTCTCACCGCTACCGGTCGTCGCCGGGCTGATGGTGCTGTTCATGGTCGCCTCCTTCGCGAAAGGCGCCTACGAGCAACGTGATTCGTGGTCGTGGATGAAGTCCAACGCTCGTGCGCTCACCGGCGACCCGTGCGGCCTGGCGAACGACGTCCTCGTGGAGGCCGACCCCACCGCCGGGCTCCTGCGGCCCGCGGCCGTGGACGGCCGTCCGGCCCCTGACATCGCTGCCGCACTGGCAGGTCCGGACGCCTCCGGCTTCACCCCCAACGGCGTACCCGACCGGTTGTCGGTCGATGCGACCGAGAGCACCGAGTCGTCGAGTACCTCCGGTTCGCAGAACAGCGCCCAAACCGGTGCGGGCTCGGACGAATCCGGCGACAGCTCGTCCGCACAGGGCGGTACCGAAGGCGGCCAGGGCGTCCGGGGCGTCAACGGGTCGACCGTGCGTCTGCCGTTCGGACTGAACCCTGCCGAGACGCCGGTACTCGGCAGCTACGGCTCGCCGTCGGGCACCGGATCGTTGACCTCGGACTGGTACCAGTTGCCCGAACGCTCCGACGACGCCCCGCTGCTGACGATGGCGGTCGCCGGCTCGGTCGAAGCGGTCGACGGGATCGGGGTGATCCACGCCGGGCAGAAGGTCACGATGCAGTTCGGCCGCGTGGAGGCCGACGGCCGGGTGAGCACCCTGGGCCGGATGTTCCCGATCGACATCGGCGAGACCCCGACGTGGCGCAACCTGCGGTTCCCGCTCGCCGACTCGCCACCCCGGGCGACCGTCGTCCGGGTCGAGGTGGCCGACACCGCGGCCGCACCGTCGGAATGGGTGGCGGTGACACCGCCGCGGGTCAGCACGCTGGCGACGCTCAACGACGTCGTGGGTCAGACCGACCCGGTCTTCATCGACTGGCTGCCCGGCATGGTCTTCCCATGTCAGCAGCCGATGAAGGTGCGCAACGGCGTCCTCGAGGTGCCTCAGTGGCGGATCATGCCCGACGCCGAGGCCACCCGGAAGAACAGCCAGACCTGGATGTCGGGAACCGCGGGCGGCCCGCTCGGGATCACCGAGGCGATGCTGCGACCGACCCTGCTACCGACGTACCTGCGCAACAACTGGGGTCGCGACTGGGGCGGTCTGCAGAAGTTCGCCGAGATCATCCCGGCGCCGGCCGCGGAACTCGACCTCGGCACCGCTCGGCGCTCCGGGCTGTACGACCCCGCGCCAATGCGTTCCAGCGGCTACTGA
- a CDS encoding DICT sensory domain-containing protein, with amino-acid sequence MSETRSFTLFDDLELHMQFAPVCRLSDGALAAVELQLRGPAGTRLATAAALKRAARLVEEHPVLDERKRKMAASQRAQSLAKILPLLVSLDLDLIDNLDDDTARSLERHVMVILPDAVERSPQRTLARVARARAAGKIICVDGLVRSEHAATLLSLVEPDIIVTGAELLTSRTSSDAAHLAHALAAHTERSHAVVIAEGVDDEASRITAQTMGAVFGIGDLYPAVTDPAVLASRTVVPLPEMPVWTTPGPEKSTPYRIASTSISPRMGNKRLLIEMSKALEEQAAIGGAAIVLGTFQFAEHFTSRTAKRWREMSEKTGLAGVYGVGLPDIRDGNVHRAPLDADDDLINEWNVAVLGPHFAALLSARDQHDAGPDLERTFEFVQTYDRMTVTQAVHSILMRFS; translated from the coding sequence GTGTCCGAAACGCGATCATTCACCCTGTTCGATGATCTGGAGCTCCACATGCAGTTCGCGCCGGTCTGCCGGCTGTCCGACGGCGCCCTCGCCGCCGTCGAACTGCAGCTCCGGGGTCCGGCCGGGACCCGCCTCGCCACAGCCGCCGCCCTCAAACGCGCCGCCCGCCTGGTCGAAGAACATCCCGTCCTCGACGAGCGCAAGCGCAAGATGGCCGCCTCCCAGCGCGCGCAGTCGCTGGCCAAGATCCTGCCGCTGCTGGTGTCCCTCGATCTCGACCTCATCGACAATCTCGACGACGACACCGCGCGCAGCCTCGAACGCCACGTCATGGTCATCCTGCCCGACGCCGTCGAGCGCAGTCCGCAACGCACACTAGCCCGCGTCGCCCGCGCCCGGGCGGCCGGCAAGATCATCTGCGTCGACGGTCTCGTCCGCAGCGAGCACGCGGCCACGCTGCTCTCCCTCGTCGAACCCGACATCATCGTCACCGGCGCCGAGTTGCTCACGTCGCGGACCAGCTCCGACGCCGCCCACCTCGCGCACGCGCTCGCCGCGCACACCGAACGCAGCCATGCCGTCGTCATCGCCGAGGGCGTCGACGACGAGGCCAGCCGGATCACGGCGCAGACCATGGGCGCCGTTTTCGGTATCGGCGACCTCTATCCGGCCGTGACCGATCCTGCCGTGCTCGCCAGCCGTACCGTCGTGCCGCTGCCCGAGATGCCGGTCTGGACCACGCCCGGCCCGGAGAAGTCGACTCCGTATCGCATCGCGTCGACCTCCATCTCGCCGCGCATGGGCAACAAGCGCCTGCTCATCGAGATGAGCAAGGCGCTGGAGGAACAGGCGGCCATCGGCGGTGCCGCGATCGTCCTCGGCACGTTCCAGTTCGCCGAGCACTTCACCTCGCGGACCGCGAAGCGGTGGCGGGAGATGTCGGAGAAGACCGGCCTGGCCGGGGTCTACGGTGTCGGACTTCCCGACATCCGGGACGGGAACGTGCACCGCGCGCCCCTCGACGCCGACGACGACCTCATCAACGAGTGGAACGTCGCCGTACTCGGACCGCATTTCGCCGCCCTGCTGTCGGCGCGCGACCAGCACGACGCCGGTCCCGATCTCGAGCGCACCTTCGAATTCGTGCAGACCTACGACCGCATGACCGTCACCCAGGCAGTGCACTCGATCCTCATGCGGTTCTCCTGA
- a CDS encoding Dps family protein, whose protein sequence is MPSFTAPGLSNEAANEVVGILQERLSALNDLHLTLKHIHWNVVGANFIGVHEMIDPQVELVRGYADTIAERIATLGASPKGTAKAIEADRSWSDYSIGRDTAQAHLGALDLVYDGFITSHRDGIAKIGDIDPITEDILIGQTAELEKFQWFVRAHLESYTGELTHAGASGEKEAADAAR, encoded by the coding sequence ATGCCTTCATTCACCGCACCTGGACTCAGCAACGAAGCCGCCAACGAGGTCGTGGGCATCCTGCAGGAGCGCCTCAGCGCGCTGAACGACCTGCACCTCACCCTCAAGCACATCCACTGGAACGTGGTCGGCGCGAACTTCATCGGCGTGCACGAGATGATCGACCCGCAGGTCGAACTCGTCCGCGGATACGCCGACACCATCGCCGAGCGGATCGCCACCCTCGGCGCGTCGCCCAAGGGCACCGCCAAGGCCATCGAAGCCGACCGCTCGTGGAGCGACTACTCCATCGGCCGCGACACCGCGCAGGCCCACCTCGGCGCCCTCGACCTCGTCTATGACGGGTTCATCACCTCGCATCGCGACGGCATCGCCAAGATCGGCGACATCGACCCGATCACCGAGGACATCCTCATCGGACAGACGGCCGAGCTCGAGAAGTTCCAGTGGTTCGTCCGCGCACACCTGGAGAGCTACACCGGCGAGCTCACGCACGCCGGCGCCAGCGGCGAGAAGGAAGCGGCCGACGCCGCCCGCTGA